A region from the Methanofollis liminatans DSM 4140 genome encodes:
- the nifE gene encoding nitrogenase iron-molybdenum cofactor biosynthesis protein NifE, with the protein MENECSVPAEPAACLDERQLSIMTTGKNKSRIHCADDSLAGAVSQRACVYSGARVVLNPVTDAVHLVHGPIGCAAYTWDIRGSLSSGSEMFRQSFSTDLKERDVVFGGEKKLVACIDEIVEKYHPPAIFVYATCVVGLIGDDIVAVCKEASQRHGIDVIPVESSGFLSGNKIVGYRAAGEALLKLIRPKEGDTVEKTRKLNFLGEYNLGGEKWLVERYLAEIGIEINVAFTGDSTVAALKRAPGACLNLVQCSGSMHWVAMNLEQEYGTPYIDVNFFGAENTAESLRRIARFYGDEEIVRRTEALIERETKRVRPVIERYREKLKGKRAAIYVGGAFKALAIIRQLQELGMDVMFTGTQTGKPEDYEQIGTIVSEGTVVIDDANPAEIERFLLEKEVDMMAGGVKERFLAHKLGIGFVDHNHDRKDGLAGFDGAIRFAREVYATTCSPVWERVKKNPFEEAQG; encoded by the coding sequence ATGGAGAACGAATGTTCGGTGCCTGCAGAGCCTGCGGCATGCCTTGACGAACGGCAGCTCTCCATCATGACCACAGGGAAAAACAAAAGCCGCATTCATTGCGCTGATGACAGCCTGGCCGGGGCCGTAAGCCAGCGTGCCTGCGTCTACTCCGGGGCGAGGGTGGTCTTGAATCCGGTGACGGATGCGGTCCACCTCGTCCACGGCCCTATCGGGTGTGCGGCGTACACATGGGATATCCGCGGCAGTCTGTCCAGTGGTTCTGAGATGTTCAGGCAGAGTTTTTCCACCGACCTCAAAGAGAGAGACGTGGTTTTTGGTGGAGAAAAGAAACTTGTGGCCTGTATCGACGAGATCGTCGAGAAGTACCATCCCCCGGCGATCTTCGTCTACGCGACCTGCGTCGTCGGGCTGATCGGCGACGATATCGTCGCCGTTTGCAAGGAGGCATCACAGAGACACGGTATCGACGTGATCCCGGTGGAGTCCAGCGGCTTTCTCTCGGGAAACAAGATCGTCGGCTACCGGGCGGCAGGAGAAGCCCTGCTGAAGTTGATCCGCCCGAAGGAAGGAGATACCGTGGAAAAAACGCGGAAACTCAACTTCCTCGGGGAATACAATCTGGGCGGCGAGAAGTGGCTCGTCGAGCGCTATCTTGCGGAGATAGGCATCGAGATCAACGTGGCCTTCACCGGGGACTCGACCGTCGCCGCCCTGAAGAGGGCGCCCGGCGCCTGCCTGAACCTGGTGCAGTGCTCCGGCTCGATGCACTGGGTGGCGATGAACCTGGAGCAGGAGTACGGCACGCCGTACATCGACGTGAACTTCTTCGGCGCCGAGAACACCGCCGAAAGCCTGCGGAGGATTGCCCGTTTCTACGGCGACGAGGAGATCGTGCGCCGGACGGAGGCGCTTATCGAGCGCGAGACAAAAAGGGTCCGGCCGGTCATCGAGAGGTACCGGGAGAAACTGAAAGGAAAGCGGGCGGCGATCTACGTGGGCGGCGCTTTCAAGGCCCTCGCCATCATCCGTCAGTTGCAGGAACTCGGCATGGACGTGATGTTCACCGGCACTCAGACCGGAAAACCTGAAGACTACGAGCAGATCGGCACCATCGTCAGCGAGGGGACGGTCGTGATCGACGACGCCAACCCCGCCGAGATCGAGCGGTTCCTGCTGGAAAAAGAGGTCGACATGATGGCCGGCGGGGTGAAGGAGCGGTTCCTTGCGCACAAGTTGGGCATCGGTTTCGTCGACCACAACCACGACCGCAAAGACGGCCTGGCAGGGTTCGATGGAGCGATCAGGTTCGCCCGCGAGGTGTATGCGACCACCTGCTCGCCGGTCTGGGAGCGGGTGAAGAAAAACCCCTTCGAGGAGGCACAGGGATGA
- a CDS encoding nitrogenase component 1 — MLDCTPKEPLPRDARTTGKINPIKTCQPVGAMYAALGIHGCLPHSHGSQGCCSYHRMALSRHFHEPAMASTSSFTEGASVFGGAANLKTSIKNVFAIYNPEIIAVHTTCLSETIGDDIPTIIKQSEIPEGRYVIHANTPSYYGSHITGFSNMCRGIVSYLAESNGNPKKEQANIFPGFLNPGDMREIKRIVTEMGVPSIMYPDTTNVMDSPLLSTYEMYPRGGARIEDIKDSGNSKMTLSLGAWSSDEAAAILQSKCGVPGVPLKIPIGIKATDDLIMAVKDGFGVDVPESLNVERGQVIDTLIDTHFQYEGKKVAVFGDPDIAIPLTEFLITMGMVPKYVLTGTPGNKFEKTINEMLEDAGIEGSRVKAEGDLFDLHQWIKEESVDLLIGNTHGKYIARAEDIPLVRVGFPVFDRAVHPLMPITGYRGCLRLIEMISNALLERRDRDCTDEDYELIL, encoded by the coding sequence ATGCTCGACTGCACACCAAAAGAGCCTCTCCCACGAGATGCACGTACGACAGGAAAGATCAACCCGATAAAAACCTGCCAGCCGGTCGGTGCGATGTATGCAGCACTCGGCATTCACGGCTGTCTCCCGCACAGCCACGGCTCACAGGGGTGCTGCTCGTACCACCGGATGGCATTGTCCAGGCACTTCCACGAGCCCGCGATGGCCTCGACGAGTTCCTTCACGGAAGGTGCGTCCGTCTTCGGCGGCGCTGCAAACTTAAAGACCTCGATCAAGAACGTCTTTGCGATCTACAACCCGGAGATCATCGCGGTCCACACGACGTGCCTCAGCGAGACGATCGGCGACGACATCCCGACCATCATCAAGCAGTCGGAGATCCCGGAGGGCAGGTACGTCATCCACGCCAACACGCCGAGTTACTATGGCTCGCACATCACCGGGTTTTCGAACATGTGCAGGGGGATCGTCTCCTATCTTGCAGAGTCCAACGGCAACCCGAAAAAGGAGCAGGCAAACATATTCCCGGGGTTCTTAAACCCCGGGGACATGAGGGAGATAAAGCGGATCGTAACCGAGATGGGCGTCCCCTCGATCATGTATCCGGACACCACGAACGTGATGGACTCGCCGCTGCTGAGCACATACGAGATGTACCCCAGGGGCGGCGCGCGGATCGAGGACATAAAGGACTCGGGTAATTCGAAAATGACCCTCTCGCTTGGTGCATGGTCGTCAGACGAAGCGGCGGCGATCCTCCAGTCGAAGTGCGGGGTGCCCGGCGTTCCCCTCAAGATCCCGATCGGGATAAAGGCGACCGACGACCTGATCATGGCGGTAAAGGACGGTTTCGGGGTGGACGTACCGGAATCTCTCAATGTTGAGAGAGGACAGGTCATCGACACCCTGATCGACACCCACTTCCAGTACGAAGGAAAGAAGGTGGCGGTCTTCGGGGATCCCGACATCGCCATCCCGCTGACCGAGTTCCTGATCACGATGGGTATGGTCCCGAAATATGTCCTCACCGGAACGCCCGGCAACAAGTTCGAGAAGACGATCAACGAGATGCTCGAAGACGCCGGCATCGAGGGCAGCAGGGTCAAGGCCGAAGGAGATCTCTTCGACCTCCACCAGTGGATCAAGGAGGAGTCGGTGGACCTCCTCATCGGCAACACGCACGGCAAGTACATCGCACGGGCCGAGGATATCCCCCTGGTCAGGGTCGGGTTCCCGGTCTTCGACCGGGCGGTCCACCCGCTGATGCCGATCACAGGATACCGGGGATGCCTGCGTCTGATCGAGATGATCAGCAACGCCCTGCTCGAACGCCGCGACCGCGACTGCACGGACGAAGACTACGAACTGATCCTGTAG
- the nifD gene encoding nitrogenase molybdenum-iron protein alpha chain: MTVTDVNVDEILAPFPDKVKKNRKKHIVKKDESASSCPQIEANTRTVPGIITQRGCCYAGCKGVVVGPIKDMVTITHGPIGCAYYSWGTRRNKARADDRTPPEQIYSAMCFSTDMQESDIVFGGEKKLAKMIDEIVEIFHPRAINVCATCPIGLIGDDLGAVSKAAEERHGIPVIHYNCEGYKGVSQSAGHHIANNQIMDRIIGKGTEKVDGKYVLNFLGEYNIGGDAWEIERLLEEIGYTVGSTLTGDSAYANIKNMHQAHLNLVQCHRSINYIAEMMETKYGIPWLKVNFIGIDATINTLREIAQCFGDDDLTARTELVIERELAAVTPELERYRKICTGKTAFVFVGGSRSHHYQYLLRNLGMEVLVAGYEFAHRDDYEGREVIPTIKGDADSKNIPELHVEPDPEMYEPPHLHLNMPKERYDELVASGILNEYRGMYPDMVNGGIMIDDANHFETEELVEVFKPDLIFTGIKDKYVTHKMGLPSKQMHSYDYSGPYTCFKGAVTFAKDVAHSLSTPAWKMITPPWEQKETEQR; this comes from the coding sequence ATGACGGTGACAGACGTAAACGTTGACGAGATACTGGCGCCATTTCCTGACAAAGTGAAAAAGAACAGGAAGAAGCATATCGTCAAAAAGGACGAATCCGCCAGTTCCTGTCCACAGATCGAGGCAAACACCAGGACGGTCCCCGGCATCATCACGCAGCGGGGATGCTGCTATGCCGGGTGCAAGGGCGTGGTCGTCGGCCCGATCAAGGACATGGTCACGATCACCCACGGCCCGATCGGGTGCGCATATTACAGTTGGGGAACACGGCGGAACAAGGCCCGGGCCGACGACAGGACGCCCCCGGAGCAGATCTACTCGGCGATGTGCTTCTCCACCGACATGCAGGAGAGCGACATCGTCTTCGGCGGCGAGAAAAAACTGGCGAAGATGATCGACGAGATCGTGGAGATCTTCCACCCGCGGGCGATTAACGTCTGCGCGACATGCCCGATCGGACTGATCGGCGACGACCTGGGCGCCGTTTCAAAAGCGGCAGAGGAACGGCACGGGATTCCGGTGATCCATTACAACTGCGAGGGCTATAAGGGAGTCAGCCAGTCGGCAGGCCACCATATCGCCAACAACCAGATCATGGACCGGATCATCGGCAAGGGCACCGAGAAGGTGGACGGGAAATATGTCCTCAACTTCCTCGGCGAGTACAACATCGGCGGAGACGCCTGGGAGATCGAACGACTCCTCGAGGAGATCGGATATACGGTAGGCTCGACGCTGACCGGTGATTCAGCCTATGCAAACATCAAAAACATGCATCAGGCCCACTTAAACCTCGTCCAGTGCCACCGTTCGATCAACTACATCGCCGAGATGATGGAGACGAAGTATGGTATTCCCTGGCTTAAGGTGAACTTCATCGGCATCGATGCGACGATCAACACGCTCCGCGAGATCGCACAGTGCTTCGGCGACGATGATCTGACAGCACGGACCGAACTCGTCATCGAGCGCGAACTCGCTGCAGTCACGCCTGAACTTGAGCGGTACCGAAAGATCTGCACGGGCAAGACCGCCTTTGTCTTCGTCGGCGGGTCACGCAGCCACCACTACCAGTACCTGCTCAGGAATCTCGGCATGGAAGTTCTGGTCGCAGGCTACGAGTTCGCCCACCGCGACGACTACGAGGGGCGCGAGGTCATACCGACGATCAAGGGCGATGCGGACTCGAAGAACATCCCCGAACTCCATGTCGAACCCGACCCGGAGATGTACGAACCACCCCACCTGCACCTGAACATGCCGAAGGAGCGGTACGACGAGCTCGTCGCATCAGGCATCCTCAACGAGTACAGGGGAATGTACCCGGACATGGTGAACGGCGGGATCATGATCGACGACGCCAACCATTTCGAAACCGAGGAACTGGTCGAGGTCTTCAAGCCCGACCTGATCTTCACCGGCATCAAGGACAAGTACGTCACGCACAAGATGGGCCTCCCCTCAAAACAGATGCACTCGTACGACTACAGCGGCCCGTACACCTGTTTTAAGGGAGCGGTCACCTTTGCAAAGGATGTGGCGCATTCGCTCTCCACGCCTGCATGGAAGATGATCACCCCACCCTGGGAACAGAAGGAAACCGAACAGAGGTGA
- a CDS encoding P-II family nitrogen regulator, whose product MKEIMAIVRMKKTGATKRALIEAGVAGFTAVKAVGRGKLLPHDEINVPCKEKLMGMAASDVIDRRESEEQVVTFLDDKRMFPRRLFTILAYDEDVPRIVEAIIRANRTERGAGDGKIFVTPVTDAVRVRTGESGDAAIW is encoded by the coding sequence ATGAAAGAGATTATGGCCATCGTGCGGATGAAAAAAACCGGTGCGACGAAGCGTGCCCTGATCGAGGCAGGCGTCGCTGGTTTTACCGCCGTCAAAGCGGTCGGCAGAGGCAAACTGTTGCCGCATGACGAAATAAACGTCCCATGCAAGGAAAAACTCATGGGAATGGCTGCTTCCGACGTCATCGACAGGAGAGAATCCGAAGAGCAGGTCGTCACATTCCTTGACGACAAACGGATGTTCCCACGGCGGCTGTTCACCATCCTCGCCTATGACGAGGACGTGCCGCGGATCGTGGAGGCGATCATCAGGGCCAATCGCACCGAGCGCGGTGCAGGCGACGGGAAGATCTTCGTGACGCCCGTGACCGATGCAGTCCGTGTCCGCACGGGCGAGTCCGGAGACGCTGCAATCTGGTAA
- a CDS encoding P-II family nitrogen regulator produces MQFVRAIVRPEKKDEVLENLSAGGFNAATVVDVVGRGKQKGIRMGDVYYDEIPKTLILVAIEDEYRDKIVDIILKTARTGTSGNFGDGKIFISPVEEAYTISKATQGL; encoded by the coding sequence ATGCAGTTTGTACGAGCGATAGTCAGGCCCGAAAAGAAGGACGAAGTCCTTGAGAACCTCTCTGCAGGAGGGTTCAACGCCGCCACGGTCGTCGACGTCGTAGGCCGCGGGAAACAGAAGGGGATCAGGATGGGAGACGTCTACTATGACGAGATCCCAAAAACCCTCATTCTTGTCGCGATCGAAGACGAGTATCGGGACAAAATCGTGGATATCATCCTGAAAACAGCCAGAACCGGCACCAGCGGAAACTTTGGCGACGGCAAGATCTTCATCAGTCCCGTGGAAGAGGCGTACACCATCTCAAAGGCTACTCAAGGCCTCTGA